A window of the Henckelia pumila isolate YLH828 chromosome 3, ASM3356847v2, whole genome shotgun sequence genome harbors these coding sequences:
- the LOC140891701 gene encoding uncharacterized protein yields the protein MGKREVFSIKWCFRSVFNHPFLLGMLCFLIFLYRTSPFIFSLLVSASPVLVCTAVLLGTLLSFGQSSIPEIEMEVKTTCDAFLIKKGASGGATVFEKNERYYAEYSDKKMDVMEELIGKARFTDGKLDESLMKEILWETELENCGNLKANRESGNMDSEQTSEWDKERIGDGEAMENHYASLPKMSDDEHLELDDETSVADSFDSERVNIDTLDSPPHSHEDKEKEEDEEEEEDDDSDLGSDVAESSSPDASMADIMPMLDELHPLLDEDAPQPVHTSHDGSDAASELSLEASTSSHESDDEFENHEVLEVANEDIEDGEDEEDAQGDYEEQAKSAITWTEEDQKNLMDLGSSEIERNQRLENLILRRKSRKNISMVPEINLIDFENSDFSFNIPPISTVRQNPFDLPHGSYDNSGIPPIPGSAPSILLARRNPFDIPYDSSEKKPNLMRDGIQESFSMVQPREQLFRRRESFNVGPSFFAPNRQDRQETKWRPYFAPERMVSEESSYSIIQRQSSELSESKVSSVPETESLGSVELEDRKLSEEDTSKELEPIVGMTDVLEERSSMERERVSNGEPAHQENSPQEPESSSEMEHVGHGSLSSEDEGSLELAKAEKSDSEVDEIDFQFGDVEHCHKETSATQPLGVEAAEYHPNPDNVERYSSISSSSSLSEVSERVFNETGAEQPSMLEARTSDTAEEPRISIQTSLRSNDSIATLVDGVLQREPVYDSSPTGITKNFSSSYISSSDVHADSDLSLPPLLVKRTVSFIERQSPIIHDPVNEHESGQIDVVNMVENDDICSGLSNVDQILKESVEASVEDNPMGQHAQGQVPCSNADKNQFKSSEHENPGKSEEKHLLIWEKESLVQSNSRQSEGQFIEEHSMNEEETVRSPNSDADDYHEAYEKLISTPSAGGNVTLFYDKIVQEPTFEHLIQAKVQNSSILCEEGRTVQIVKIREIQEVNLDISSNVDSPLSPDFISIPSSASEAASPRVDMQTIIHEEDEIKNINEEMMVELDGVGGFSVRKWKLGSNDLEKHVDCVGETSDMRVDDINLAEVNKIEHEMHLEKSREVIDTYEEDIECVSKITMLESGAAEHNDILNKELTDGDSQDSSDQDTSEKKIILPKEDFLCKKAESMSMDTIVTVEGAEALYRARVDIDTASGMLQLKTGAQISDEDIKWPIVLEPPETKFEIGNTSSERYDDGKVNVNSKVSDSENELSILEVTSVEVGGVPSGKPYHGVESPDNVHSTKSGKSKGKYSKSSSSSSSFESSSSDSDRE from the exons ATGGGGAAACGTGAGGTTTTTTCAATCAAATGGTGTTTTAGATCAGTTTTCAATCATCCATTCCTTTTGGGTATGCTTtgtttcttgatatttttgtaCAGAACATCTCCTTTTATTTTTTCGTTATTGGTATCCGCATCTCCTGTCCTTGTATGCACTGCTGTTTTACTTGGAACCCTTCTAAGTTTTGGACAATCGAGCATACCCGAGATTGAAATGGAAGTGAAAACTACCTGTGACGCTTTTTTGATAAAAAAGGGTGCTTCAGGAGGCGCTactgtttttgagaaaaatgaGAGATATTATGCTGAATACAGTGATAAGAAAATGGATGTGATGGAGGAGTTGATCGGGAAAGCCAGATTCACTGATGGTAAGTTAGATGAGAGTTTGATGAAAGAAATCTTGTGGGAAACTGAGCTGGAAAACTGTGGAAATCTGAAAGCAAACAGAGAGTCAGGTAATATGGATTCAGAGCAAACGAGTGAATGGGATAAAGAGAGAATTGGTGATGGGGAGGCCATGGAAAACCACTATGCTTCACTTCCGAAGATGAGTGATGATGAACATCTTGAATTGGACGATGAGACATCGGTGGCAGATTCTTTTGATTCCGAGAGAGTAAACATAGATACTTTGGATTCTCCTCCTCATTCTCATGAAGATAAGGAGAAAGAAGAGGATGAAGAGGAGGAAGAGGATGATGATTCAGATTTGGGTTCGGATGTGGCTGAAAGTTCCTCTCCAGATGCTTCCATGGCTGACATAATGCCAATGCTCGATGAACTTCACCCTCTTTTGGATGAAGACGCTCCACAACCTGTTCATACATCCCATGATGGTTCTGATGCAGCATCTGAACTGTCTTTAGAAGCCAGTACTAGTAGTCATGAGTCAGATGATGAGTTTGAAAATCATGAGGTTTTGGAAGTTGCAAATGAAGATATTGAAGATGGTGAAGATGAAGAAGATGCACAAGGAGACTACGAAGAGCAGGCAAAGTCTGCTATTACATGGACAGAAGAGGATCAAAAGAATCTCATGGATCTCGGAAGCTCAGAAATTGAAAGAAACCAACGGTtggaaaatttaattttgaggAGGAAATCTAGGAAGAATATTAGCATGGTGCCAGAAATAAACTTGATAGACTttgaaaattctgatttttcgtTCAACATTCCTCCCATTTCAACAGTGAGACAAAATCCGTTCGACCTTCCTCATGGTTCATATGATAATTCAGGGATACCTCCTATTCCTGGTTCAGCTCCTTCTATTTTATTGGCGAGGCGGAACCCTTTCGACATTCCTTATGACTCAAGTGAAAAGAAGCCTAATCTTATGAGAGATGGAATCCAAGAATCATTTTCCATGGTTCAACCAAGAGAGCAATTGTTTCGAAGAAGGGAAAGTTTTAATGTGGGACCTTCATTCTTTGCACCCAACAGGCAAGACAGACAAGAAACCAAATGGAGGCCTTATTTTGCTCCTGAGCGAATGGTTTCTGAAGAATCTAGCTATTCAATAATTCAAAGACAATCAAGTGAACTAAGTGAGTCCAAGGTGAGTTCTGTTCCTGAAACAGAATCACTTGGATCAGTAGAGTTAGAGGATAGGAAGCTCTCAGAAGAAGATACCTCAAAAGAACTAGAACCCATTGTTGGAATGACCGATGTCTTAGAAGAGAGATCATCCATGGAGCGAGAACGGGTTTCCAATGGGGAACCAGCACATCAAGAAAACTCACCTCAAGAACCAGAGTCTAGTTCTGAGATGGAGCATGTTGGGCATGGTAGCCTGTCTTCGGAAGATGAAGGATCTCTGGAACTAGCCAAAGCTGAGAAGAGTGACTCAGAAGTTGATGAAATTGATTTTCAATTTGGGGATGTTGAACACTGTCACAAGGAAACAAGTGCAACACAACCTCTGGGAGTTGAGGCTGCCGAATATCATCCAAATCCTGACAATGTTGAAAGATACAGTAGCATTTCAAGCTCTTCATCACTGTCAGAAGTTAGTGAAAGGGTCTTCAATGAAACAGGAGCAGAACAGCCGTCAATGTTGGAGGCAAGAACCAGTGACACTGCTGAAGAACCAAGAATCTCAATCCAAACTTCTTTACGAAGTAATGATTCAATTGCTACATTAGTTGATGGTGTTTTACAAAGGGAGCCTGTTTATGATTCGAGCCCCACAGGCATTACAAAGAACTTCTCATCATCGTATATTTCTTCTTCAGATGTGCATGCCGATTCTGATCTAAGTTTGCCACCTTTATTGGTCAAGAGGACGGTATCTTTTATTGAGAGACAATCGCCAATCATCCATGATCCTGTAAACGAACATGAATCAGGACAGATAGATGTTGTCAATATGGTAGAAAATGATGACATATGCTCTGGTCTCTCAAATGTTGATCAGATATTGAAAGAATCAGTTGAAGCTTCTGTAGAGGATAATCCGATGGGCCAACATGCTCAGGGTCAAGTTCCTTGTTCAAATGCTGATAAAAACCAGTTCAAATCTTCTGAACATGAAAATCCAGGCAAATCAGAGGAAAAGCATTTACTGATTTGGGAAAAAGAGAGTCTAGTTCAAAGCAATTCTCGGCAGTCCGAGGGTCAGTTTATTGAGGAGCATTCAATGAATGAGGAAGAAACTGTTCGATCACCAAATTCTGATGCCGATGACTACCATGAAGCATATGAGAAATTAATTTCTACACCTTCTGCTGGAGGAAATGTGACTCTCTTTTATGATAAAATAGTACAGGAGCCAACTTTTGAGCATCTTATTCAAGCTAAG GTACAAAACAGCTCAATCTTGTGTGAGGAAGGTCGAACTGTACAGATTGTGAAAATTCGAGAGATTCAGGAGGTTAACCTTGATATCTCATCAAATGTAGATTCTCCACTAAGCCCTGATTTTATTTCTATCCCATCGAGTGCTTCAGAAGCTGCTAGCCCCCGTGTTGATATGCAGACAATAATCCACGAGGAGGATGAGATCAAGAACATCAATGAAGAAATGATGGTGGAATTAGATGGTGTCGGGGGCTTCAGTGTGAGAAAATGGAAACTGGGTTCAAATGACCTTGAGAAACACGTAGATTGTGTTGGAGAAACTAGCGATATGAGAGTCGATGATATTAACCTTGCCGAAGTAAATAAAATAGAACATGAAATGCATTTAGAGAAGTCAAGGGAGGTGATTGATACATATGAAGAGGACATCGAATGTGTTTCAAAGATAACAATGCTAGAAAGTGGTGCAGCTGAACATAACGATATCTTGAATAAAGAGTTAACTGATGGGGACAGCCAGGATTCTTCTGATCAGGATACATCCGAAAAGAAAATTATACTTCCCAAAGAAGATTTTCTTTGTAAGAAAGCTGAATCAATGTCCATGGATACTATAGTCACGGTTGAAGGTGCTGAGGCATTGTATCGAGCTCGAGTTGATATAGATACAGCTTCTGGAATGCTCCAACTAAAAACAGGTGCCCAAATCAGTGATGAGGATATCAAATGGCCCATTGTCTTGGAACCTCCTGAAACCAAGTTTGAGATCGGAAACACGTCATCCGAGCGTTATGATGATGGAAAAGTGAACGTAAATTCAAAAGTGTCAGACTCAGAAAATGAGCTATCAATTCTTGAGGTGACATCAGTTGAAGTTGGTGGAGTTCCATCTGGGAAGCCATATCATGGAGTTGAATCACCTGATAATGTACATTCAACTAAATCAGGTAAATCTAAGGGTAAATATTCAAAAAGTTCAAGTTCAAGTTCAAGTTTTGAATCGAGTTCGAGTGATTCTGATAGGGAGTAA
- the LOC140887826 gene encoding uncharacterized protein — MEGVSPDQDSVDSATQKLSISSGDRTHDRKEFLRRFVNSEILNANLTEWFEDISENGAPPVFDVPFELVDLQKFDYALEGVPFQQLVRMPSAINAPISNSVESAAYLAFEDFLHASVSGLWEAFWGHENDQLPFYVSSLYGGNSRFYQAEKAISKGKLGGLCASAIMLKNPRHPQGKWDDIVELALLRPDIGSLTSLNGNYKPQLSIIGEALFFALRVLLARSISRSHRHLNHNSIFVLLVDSQYGGVVKVEGDLNKLDLDLDSVYESAATWIKDHSQIAISPVEKIWNKLGNANWSDIGALQVLYATFHSLTQYCGMPKNTVEDLAADHSSRLQTRRAERQLRDTNVDGNHLLRFQHRPSSPEIVELQNEAIKLDPKKPVELEVGSILLIEDSNRQNGYQIDEVLNDGEIVFYVASSVENPGRSLFLHIGSHPSHLEPALEGMELWYQVQRQTKVLSVMKQKGLSSKYIPRLNASGRVVHPGQCHKQRSGRNCEYPWCGIPVLVTSPVGMTIPDMVRVNQFGPDEAIRCCHDCLSALSSASSAGIRHGDIRPENIICVKSSMGQCYYVLMGWGHAILEDRDRPPLNLHFSSTSALQEGKLCSASDAESLVYTLYFSSGGDLPILDSVEGALQWREISWSRRVIQQKLGDISAVLKAFADYVDSLCGTPYPVDYEIWLRRLKRHIRDDDNGKEVESSC; from the exons ATGGAAG GTGTGTCACCCGATCAGGATTCGGTGGATTCTGCTACACAAAAGCTGAGTATTTCGTCAGGTGATAGGACTCATGATAGGAAGGAGTTTCTCCGCAGATTTGTTAACAGTGAAATCTTAAATGCAAATCTTACAGAATGGTTTGAGGATATTTCAGAAAATGGTGCGCCTCCTGTCTTTGATGTTCCTTTTGAGTTGGTAGATTTACAAAAGTTTGATTATGCATTAGAAGGGGTACCCTTTCAGCAACTAGTTAGGATGCCTAGCGCTATAAATGCACCGATATCAAACTCTGTAGAATCAGCGGCTTATCTTGCTTTTGAGGACTTCCTGCATGCAAGTGTGAGCGGCTTGTGGGAAGCTTTCTGGGGTCACGAGAATGATCAATTGCCTTTCTACGTTTCCTCATTATATGGTGGGAACTCAAGATTTTACCAAGCAGAAAAGGCTATTTCTAAAGGTAAACTTGGGGGGTTGTGTGCCTCAGCTATAATGCTGAAAAACCCGAGACATCCTCAAGGTAAGTGGGACGATATTGTTGAATTAGCGCTGCTAAGGCCCGATATCGGAAGTCTTACCTCATTAAACGGCAACTACAAGCCCCAACTCTCTATTATAGgtgaagctttgttctttgcTCTTCGTGTATTACTTGCTAGAAGCATTAGCAGGTCGCATAGGCATCTGAATCATAACTCAATATTCGTACTTCTTGTTGATTCTCAATATGGTGGAGTTGTTAAAGTTGAGGGGGATCTGAATAAGTTGGACTTGGATCTTGATAGTGTCTATGAATCTGCTGCCACATGGATCAAGGATCATTCACAAATAGCGATATCCCCGGTCGAAAAGATTTGGAACAAGCTCGGAAATGCTAATTGGAGTGATATTGGTGCTTTACAGGTTCTTTATGCTACATTTCATTCTTTAACTCAATACTGTGGAATGCCTAAGAACACAGTCGAAGATTTAGCTGCGGACCACAGTTCCCGTCTTCAAACGAGGAGAGCCGAAAGGCAATTGAGGGACACGAATGTCGATGGTAATCATTTGCTTCGTTTCCAGCATCGCCCTTCTTCTCCTGAAATTGTAGAATTACAAAATGAAGCCATTAAGTTGGATCCCAAAAAGCCGGTGGAGCTAGAAGTTGGATCCATTTTGTTGATAGAAGATTCAAACCGGCAAAATGGTTATCAGATAGATGAAGTTCTGAATGATGGGGAGATTGTGTTTTATGTCGCGTCTTCTGTTGAAAATCCAGGGAGGAGTCTGTTCCTGCACATTGGCTCACACCCTTCTCACCTTGAGCCGGCATTAGAGGGTATGGAATTATGGTATCAGGTTCAGAGGCAGACTAAAGTGTTGAGTGTTATGAAACAAAAAGGTTTGTCAAGTAAATATATTCCCCGTCTGAATGCATCTGGCCGGGTTGTTCATCCTGGTCAATGTCATAAGCAGAGGTCGGGCCGTAACTGTGAGTACCCTTGGTGTGGGATTCCTGTCTTAGTGACCAGTCCAGTTGGCATGACCATTCCTGACATGGTGAGAGTTAACCAGTTTGGCCCGGATGAGGCCATCAGATGTTGTCATGATTGTTTGTCAGCCCTATCTTCTGCCTCTTCAGCTGGAATTCGGCATGGAGACATAAGACCTGAAAATATAATATGCGTGAAATCTAGCATGGGGCAATGTTATTATGTTCTTATGGGTTGGGGACATGCCATTTTAGAAGATAGAGACCGTCCACCGTTGAATCTTCATTTCTCATCCACTTCTGCTCTTCAAGAGGGGAAGCTATGTTCTGCTTCCGATGCAGAGAGCCTGGTATATACACTGTACTTTTCTTCAGGTGGGGATTTACCCATTCTGGATTCGGTAGAAGGCGCACTGCAATGGAGAGAAATTTCTTGGTCTAGGAGAGTGATTCAGCAGAAACTTGGTGACATCTCCGCTGTCTTGAAAGCATTTGCAGATTATGTTGATAGCCTTTGCGGAACACCTTACCCTGTGGACTATGAAATCTGGCTAAGAAGGTTAAAACGACATATTCGTGATGATGATAATGGAAAGGAAGTTGAGTCGTCCTGTTAG